One Mauremys mutica isolate MM-2020 ecotype Southern chromosome 9, ASM2049712v1, whole genome shotgun sequence DNA segment encodes these proteins:
- the LOC123377244 gene encoding heat shock transcription factor, Y-linked-like yields the protein MDLSIAETPHVSAQDEMVDSAVSISSAIPLCDKTATGDSALMSIIEENAFQVLSDGPWIKRPRLLCDDSSTEDNDFLSLTFPKKLWKIVESDQFKSLWWDDDGNCVVIDEELFKKEVLERRGPLRIFETDCMKSFIRQLNLYGFSKMRQDFQRSASLAEFLAEEKAASAFSKLQFYHNPNFKRGSPHLLVRCKRRVGIKNTPPVAFSLDEEFSENCLKSEGRSSDVQSAFGTASMEENDLVATAPKENMQTCALRKPTVNKGLARATARIRNGYASSPAASLRPSEHVTAEDGEKLNQLAPFHLSQNNSHTQVSTHDIDSTTTTSATSLYHVIPPVSNSPFGPVMGLPAFPNMYPDLSAMQAHWASLLPFCNPWFSMPMIAAASAISMSRSSHHRTPSYHHCPNCNCTSNNASAAKGVGPKPTEYSGYHR from the exons ACTCTGCCTTGATGTCTATAATAGAAGAAAATGCTTTTCAAGTTTTGAGTGATGGACCCTGGATAAAAAGACCACGTCTTCTCTGTGATGATagttccactgaagacaatgattTTTTATCCCTCACCTTTCCAAAGAAACTATGGAAAATTGTTGAAAGTGATCAATTTAAGTCACTTTGGTGGGATGATGATGGAAATTGTGTAGTGATTGATGAAGAGCTCTTTAAAAAGGAGGTGCTGGAAAGGAGAGGACCTCTGCGAATTTTTGAAACTGATTGCATGAAAAGTTTCATTCGTCAGCTTAATCTCTATGGCTTTAGCAAAATGcgacaagattttcaaaggtctGCCTCGCTAGCTGAATTTCTAGCAGAAGAAAAAGCAGCATCTGCTTTTAGCAAG TTACAGTTCTACCATAACCCGAATTTTAAGAGAGGCTCTCCCCACCTCCTTGTAAGGTGTAAGAGAAGAGTTGGCATAAAAAATACACCACCGGTTGCTTTCTCATTAGATGAGGAATTTAGTGAAAACTGCCTAAAGAGTGAGGGAAGAAGCTCAGATGTTCAGTCTGCTTTCGGAACTGCTTCCATGGAGGAAAATGACCTTGTTGCAACTGCTCCAAAGGAAAACATGCAAACATGTGCACTAAGAAAGCCTACAGTAAATAAAGGACTTGCCAGAGCAACTGCCCGAATCAGAAATGGATACGCTTCATCACCAGCAGCTTCACTGAGGCCATCAGAACATGTGACAGCAGAAGACGGTGAGAAGTTGAATCAGCTGGCTCCATTCCACTTATCCCAAAATAACAGCCATACTCAAGTCAGCACCCATGATATAGATTCCACTACAACTACATCTGCGACTTCTTTGTATCATGTCATACCTCCTGTATCAAATAGTCCCTTTGGACCTGTGATGGGGCTTCCTGCCTTCCCAAACATGTATCCAGACTTATCAGCTATGCAGGCTCATTGGGCTAGTTTGCTGCCATTTTGTAACCCATGGTTCTCAATGCCTATGATTGCAGCAGCCTCTGCCATTTCAATGTCAAGATCATCTCATCACCGAACTCCATCTTACCATCACTGCCCTAATTGCAACTGCACTTCAAACAATGCATCTGCTGCCAAAGGCGTTGGACCAAAGCCTACTGAATATTCAGGATACCATCGATAA